A single Bacteroidota bacterium DNA region contains:
- the guaB gene encoding IMP dehydrogenase, with the protein MAKKSAEKFLGEGLTYDDVLLVPAYSEVLPRETDITTHFTQNIILNAPFISAAMDTVTESALAISMAQEGGIGVLHKNMSIESQAAEVRKVKRSESGMILDPVTLTTKATIGDALQMMKENKIGGIPIIDAEKKLVGILTNRDLRFERNLKRSVTEVMTSKNLITVTGVVDFQKAEVLLMQYRIEKLPVVDKHYRLIGLITYKDIMKFRSRPDSCKDKLGRLRVAAAVGITADMLDRVSALVTVGVDAISIDTAHAHSKGVITALKTVKSRYPNLDVVCGNIGTADAARALVKAGADAVKVGIGPGSICTTRIVAGVGVPQLFAVYNVAQALKGSGIPVIADGGIRYSGDVAKAIAAGAHSVMIGGMFAGVEESPGETIIFEGRKFKSYRGMGSIEAMREGSKDRYFQDVEDDIKKLVPEGIVGRVPYKGTLAEEMYQLKGGLKASMGYCGAKNIETLQKAQFVRITNSGINESHPHSIQITKEAPNYKR; encoded by the coding sequence ATGGCAAAAAAATCAGCAGAAAAATTTCTTGGCGAAGGGTTGACTTACGATGATGTTTTGTTAGTGCCGGCATATTCAGAAGTGCTGCCTCGCGAAACAGATATTACAACGCATTTTACCCAAAACATTATTCTCAATGCTCCTTTTATATCGGCTGCAATGGATACGGTTACTGAGAGCGCCTTAGCCATATCAATGGCTCAGGAAGGTGGTATAGGGGTGTTACACAAAAACATGAGCATAGAGTCGCAAGCGGCAGAGGTTCGCAAAGTAAAGCGCTCTGAAAGTGGGATGATTCTTGACCCGGTTACACTTACTACCAAAGCTACTATTGGCGATGCACTGCAAATGATGAAAGAAAATAAAATTGGTGGAATTCCGATAATTGATGCAGAAAAAAAACTGGTTGGTATATTAACCAACCGCGATTTAAGGTTCGAACGAAATTTAAAACGCAGCGTAACCGAAGTGATGACCAGCAAAAATCTGATTACAGTTACTGGCGTTGTCGATTTTCAAAAAGCAGAAGTGTTGCTGATGCAATATCGGATAGAAAAACTTCCGGTAGTTGATAAACATTACCGCCTAATTGGATTAATTACGTATAAAGACATTATGAAATTCCGCTCACGTCCCGACTCGTGCAAAGACAAACTTGGAAGATTGCGCGTAGCTGCAGCCGTAGGCATAACAGCCGATATGCTTGATCGGGTATCGGCCCTGGTAACTGTTGGGGTTGATGCCATAAGCATAGACACTGCACATGCGCATAGCAAGGGCGTAATTACAGCCTTGAAAACAGTAAAGAGTCGATATCCTAACCTGGATGTTGTTTGCGGAAATATTGGCACTGCCGATGCTGCACGTGCCCTGGTAAAGGCTGGTGCCGATGCAGTTAAAGTTGGTATTGGCCCCGGTTCTATTTGCACCACACGTATTGTTGCAGGTGTAGGTGTACCGCAGTTGTTTGCCGTTTACAATGTGGCACAAGCATTAAAAGGATCGGGAATTCCTGTTATTGCCGATGGTGGTATACGCTACTCCGGTGATGTTGCAAAGGCCATAGCTGCCGGTGCACATAGTGTTATGATTGGCGGCATGTTTGCTGGCGTAGAGGAATCGCCCGGAGAAACAATTATTTTTGAAGGAAGAAAATTTAAATCCTATAGAGGAATGGGAAGTATTGAAGCAATGCGCGAAGGAAGTAAAGACCGCTATTTTCAGGATGTTGAAGATGATATAAAAAAATTGGTTCCTGAGGGAATTGTTGGACGAGTACCCTATAAAGGAACGCTGGCCGAAGAAATGTATCAACTAAAAGGAGGGTTAAAAGCTAGCATGGGATATTGCGGAGCAAAAAATATTGAAACATTACAAAAGGCTCAGTTTGTGCGCATCACCAATTCCGGTATTAATGAAAGTCATCCGCATTCGATTCAAATAACAAAAGAAGCCCCTAATTATAAGCGATAA
- a CDS encoding DUF1801 domain-containing protein yields MEKLKINTVDEYIAQMPESQKFMLESIRSIIKSAAPMATEVISYQMPAYKLHTVLVYFASNKNHVGFYPTNKPIEIFKEQLKNYKTSKGAIQFPLNQKLPVTLIKKIVAYRIKMDLEQAALKKKKK; encoded by the coding sequence ATGGAAAAACTAAAAATTAACACCGTGGATGAGTATATAGCACAAATGCCTGAATCACAAAAGTTTATGCTTGAATCTATTCGAAGTATAATTAAGTCGGCTGCGCCAATGGCTACAGAAGTAATAAGTTACCAAATGCCTGCATATAAACTACATACAGTATTGGTATATTTTGCTTCAAATAAAAATCATGTAGGATTTTATCCAACCAACAAGCCTATCGAAATATTTAAAGAACAATTGAAAAATTATAAAACATCGAAGGGTGCTATTCAATTTCCATTAAATCAAAAATTACCGGTAACACTTATAAAAAAAATAGTTGCCTATAGGATAAAAATGGATCTGGAACAAGCGGCTTTAAAAAAGAAAAAGAAGTAA
- a CDS encoding class I SAM-dependent RNA methyltransferase, which translates to MIEINENTEVVIKTFHGLEEVLAKECEMLGATNVQPKIRAVSCNADLELIYKLNYCCRTALRVLIPIHQFECTFENDLYEGCHHFEWTNIFDVKNTFAISATLVNSHLTHTQYASLKAKDGIVDYFRKKLNSRPDVDPDKPDILIQIHISHNKCTIYIDSSNTILYKRGWRLEQHKAPLNEVLAAGILHLAEYSGQTPLLDFMCGSGTIAIEALMMAKQIPAGYYRNDFGFMKWNNYDKALWAKVVEEANARIQKAAQPVYASDINFYAIDAALKNAYDANLDDQIIIEKKDFRELSKPHDSGIIVTNPPYNIRIEEEELIALYKDVGNTLKRNFSGWKAFILAGDLHAAKFIGLKPSRKQIVFNGPIECRLLTFNLFEGKKYQKKPEPEV; encoded by the coding sequence ATGATAGAAATAAACGAGAACACCGAAGTTGTTATAAAAACTTTTCATGGCTTAGAAGAAGTATTAGCAAAAGAATGCGAAATGCTTGGTGCAACCAATGTTCAACCAAAAATAAGAGCAGTAAGCTGTAATGCTGATTTAGAATTAATTTATAAATTGAACTATTGCTGCAGAACCGCACTTCGTGTACTGATACCGATACACCAATTTGAATGCACCTTCGAGAATGACTTGTATGAGGGATGCCATCATTTTGAGTGGACCAATATATTTGATGTTAAAAACACATTTGCAATAAGTGCAACGTTGGTCAATTCGCATCTCACCCATACGCAATATGCTTCGCTAAAAGCGAAGGATGGAATAGTAGATTACTTTCGTAAAAAACTTAATTCCCGTCCTGATGTAGACCCCGATAAGCCGGATATCTTGATACAAATACATATTAGCCATAACAAATGCACCATTTATATTGATAGCAGCAATACTATTTTATACAAAAGAGGCTGGCGACTTGAGCAACACAAAGCACCGTTAAACGAAGTTCTTGCAGCAGGTATATTGCATCTTGCAGAATATAGCGGTCAAACTCCCCTGCTTGATTTTATGTGCGGCAGCGGAACAATTGCAATAGAAGCCTTGATGATGGCCAAGCAAATTCCTGCAGGTTATTACCGCAACGATTTCGGATTTATGAAATGGAACAATTATGATAAGGCGCTATGGGCAAAAGTGGTAGAAGAAGCGAATGCCAGAATACAAAAGGCTGCACAACCTGTATATGCTTCGGATATAAATTTTTATGCCATTGATGCGGCTTTAAAAAATGCGTATGATGCCAACCTTGACGACCAAATAATAATTGAGAAAAAAGATTTCAGAGAACTTTCGAAGCCACATGATAGTGGAATAATTGTAACCAACCCGCCTTATAATATTCGGATTGAAGAAGAGGAATTGATTGCTTTGTATAAGGATGTAGGCAACACGCTGAAAAGAAATTTTAGCGGTTGGAAAGCATTTATACTTGCCGGTGATTTGCATGCTGCCAAATTTATTGGTCTTAAACCATCGCGCAAGCAAATTGTATTTAACGGTCCTATAGAATGCCGTTTACTTACTTTTAATTTGTTTGAAGGAAAAAAATATCAGAAAAAACCGGAACCCGAAGTTTGA